The following are encoded in a window of Microcaecilia unicolor chromosome 14, aMicUni1.1, whole genome shotgun sequence genomic DNA:
- the PRPF3 gene encoding U4/U6 small nuclear ribonucleoprotein Prp3 isoform X1, with protein MAFSKRELDDLKPWVEKTVKRVLGFSEPTVVTAALNCVGKGMDKKKAADHLKPFLDDSTFRFVDKLFEAVDEGRSSRHSRSGSDRSRKRELKEVFGDESDLSKDASSGKKRRIPRFEEVEEEQEVIPGPPTESPGMLTKLQIKQMMEAATRQIEERKKQLSFIRPTASQRVSSLQPERTSIGNTIQPSQAATFINDAIEKARKAADLQSRIQAQLALKPGLIGNTNMVGLANLHAMGIAPPKVELKDQTKPTPLILDDQGRTVDATGKEIELTHRMPTLKANIRAVKREQFKQQLKEKPSEDLESNTFFDSRVSIAPAQRQKRTFKFHDKGKFEKIAQRLRTKAQLEKLQAEISQAAKKTGIHTSTKLALITPKKELLEGDIPEIEWWDSYVIPNGLELKEEVLSKREEFFGITNLVEHPAQLNPPVDSDAPVTLGVYLTQKEQKKLRRQTRREAQKELQEKVRLGLMPPPEPKVRISNLMRVLGTEAVQDPTKVEAHVRAQMAKRQKAHEEANAARKLTAEQRKEKKIKKLKEDVSQGVHVAVYRVRNLSNPAKKFKIEANAGQLYLTGVVILHKDVNVVVVEGGPKSQKKFKRVILHRIKWDEQTTSSKGKDDNESDEESVVKANKCVLVWEGTTKERSFGDMKFKQCPTENMAREHFKKYGVEHYWDLALSMSVLESTE; from the exons ATGGCCTTTTCCAAGCGGGAGCTGGATGACCTGAAACCATGGGTGGAGAAGACGGTGAAACGGGTTCTGGGTTTCTCAGAGCCCACTGTGGTGACTGCAGCACTGAACTGTGTTGGGAAGGGGATGGACAAAAAGAAAGCTGCTG ACCACCTGAAGCCCTTTCTCGATGACTCTACTTTTCGATTTGTGGACAAGTTGTTTGAGGCAGTGGATGAGGGGCGAAGTTCCAGGCACTCCAGATCAGGCAGTGACAGGAGCCGGAAGCGGGAGCTGAAG GAAGTGTTTGGGGATGAATCTGATCTCTCTAAGGATGCTTCCAGTGGTAAGAAACGTCGCATTCCACGCTttgaagaggtggaggaggagcaagaggttATCCCTGGCCCACCAACTGAGAGTCCAGGCATGCTGACCAAACTGCAG ATCAAGCAAATGATGGAGGCAGCAACACGTCAAattgaggaaaggaagaagcagcTGAGTTTTATTCGTCCCACAGCATCACAG AGAGTTTCCTCTTTGCAGCCTGAGCGTACGTCCATAGGAAACACCATCCAGCCTTCGCAGGCGGCCACCTTCATCAATGATGCCATAGAAAAGGCGAGGAAAGCTGCAGACCTACAGTCCCGAATCCAGGCTCAGCTGGCTCTGAAACCAGGACTCATTGGCAACACCAACATGGTGGGCCTGGCTAACTTGCATGCCATGGGAATTGCACCTCC GAAGGTAGAGTTGAAAGATCAAACCAAACCCACGCCCCTGATCCTGGACGACCAAGGCCGGACTGTGGATGCCACTGGGAAAGAAATTGAATTAACGCACCGCATGCCAACCCTGAAGGCCAACATCCGGGCAGTGAAGAGGGAGCAGTTTAAGCAGCAGCTAAAAGAGAAACCTTCAGAGGATCTAGAATCCAATACTTTCTTTGATTCCCGAGTTTCCATTGCTCCTGCACAGCGTCAGAAACGAACATTCAAATTCCATGATAAGGGCAAGTTTGAGAAGATTGCACAGAGGCTGCGAACAAAG GCTCAACTTGAAAAACTTCAGGCAGAGATTTCTCAAGCTGCCAAGAAGACTGGGATCCATACCTCCACCAAGCTTGCTCTCATCACCCCCAAGAAGGAGTTGTTGGAGGGAGATATCCCTGAGATAGAGTGGTGGGATTCCTATGTTATCCCCAATGGGCTCGAGCT AAAAGAAGAAGTGTTATCGAAAAGAGAAGAGTTCTTTGGCATCACAAACCTTGTGGAGCACCCAGCACAGCTAAACCCACCAG TCGATAGTGATGCACCAGTGACTCTGGGAGTTTATCTGACACAAAAAGAGCAAAAAAAGTTACGGCGCCAGACACGGAGAGAAGCTCAGAAGGAATTGCAGGAGAAAGTTAGACTTGGTCTTATGCCTCCTCCGGAGCCAAAAG TGCGAATATCTAACTTAATGCGAGTTTTGGGGACTGAAGCTGTTCAGGATCCCACAAAAGTGGAAGCTCATGTTAGAGCTCAAATGGCAAAAAGGCAAAA AGCTCATGAGGAGGCAAATGCAGCCCGAAAACTGACAGCAGAacagaggaaagagaaaaaaataaaaaaactaaaagAAGACGTTTCACAGGGCGTTCATGTGGCAGTGTACAG AGTTCGGAATTTGAGTAATccagcaaaaaaatttaaaattgaaGCCAATGCAGGACAACTGTATCTTACAGGAGTTGTGATCCTGCATAAAGATGTGAATGTGGTGGTTGTAGAAGGAG GGCCAAAATCGCAAAAGAAATTCAAACGTGTTATTCTACACCGAATAAAATGGGATGAACAAACGACCAGCTCCAAAGGAAAAG ATGACAACGAATCTGATGAAGAATCTGTTGTAAAGGCAAACAAGTGTGTCTTGGTCTGGGAG
- the PRPF3 gene encoding U4/U6 small nuclear ribonucleoprotein Prp3 isoform X2: MAFSKRELDDLKPWVEKTVKRVLGFSEPTVVTAALNCVGKGMDKKKAADHLKPFLDDSTFRFVDKLFEAVDEGRSSRHSRSGSDRSRKRELKEVFGDESDLSKDASSGKKRRIPRFEEVEEEQEVIPGPPTESPGMLTKLQIKQMMEAATRQIEERKKQLSFIRPTASQRVSSLQPERTSIGNTIQPSQAATFINDAIEKARKAADLQSRIQAQLALKPGLIGNTNMVGLANLHAMGIAPPKVELKDQTKPTPLILDDQGRTVDATGKEIELTHRMPTLKANIRAVKREQFKQQLKEKPSEDLESNTFFDSRVSIAPAQRQKRTFKFHDKGKFEKIAQRLRTKAQLEKLQAEISQAAKKTGIHTSTKLALITPKKELLEGDIPEIEWWDSYVIPNGLELKEEVLSKREEFFGITNLVEHPAQLNPPVDSDAPVTLGVYLTQKEQKKLRRQTRREAQKELQEKVRLGLMPPPEPKVRISNLMRVLGTEAVQDPTKVEAHVRAQMAKRQKAHEEANAARKLTAEQRKEKKIKKLKEDVSQGVHVAVYRVRNLSNPAKKFKIEANAGQLYLTGVVILHKDVNVVVVEGDYAVEATKMAPAGVVGSGEHKKSCGIFCFMRVGLLFLRGTV; encoded by the exons ATGGCCTTTTCCAAGCGGGAGCTGGATGACCTGAAACCATGGGTGGAGAAGACGGTGAAACGGGTTCTGGGTTTCTCAGAGCCCACTGTGGTGACTGCAGCACTGAACTGTGTTGGGAAGGGGATGGACAAAAAGAAAGCTGCTG ACCACCTGAAGCCCTTTCTCGATGACTCTACTTTTCGATTTGTGGACAAGTTGTTTGAGGCAGTGGATGAGGGGCGAAGTTCCAGGCACTCCAGATCAGGCAGTGACAGGAGCCGGAAGCGGGAGCTGAAG GAAGTGTTTGGGGATGAATCTGATCTCTCTAAGGATGCTTCCAGTGGTAAGAAACGTCGCATTCCACGCTttgaagaggtggaggaggagcaagaggttATCCCTGGCCCACCAACTGAGAGTCCAGGCATGCTGACCAAACTGCAG ATCAAGCAAATGATGGAGGCAGCAACACGTCAAattgaggaaaggaagaagcagcTGAGTTTTATTCGTCCCACAGCATCACAG AGAGTTTCCTCTTTGCAGCCTGAGCGTACGTCCATAGGAAACACCATCCAGCCTTCGCAGGCGGCCACCTTCATCAATGATGCCATAGAAAAGGCGAGGAAAGCTGCAGACCTACAGTCCCGAATCCAGGCTCAGCTGGCTCTGAAACCAGGACTCATTGGCAACACCAACATGGTGGGCCTGGCTAACTTGCATGCCATGGGAATTGCACCTCC GAAGGTAGAGTTGAAAGATCAAACCAAACCCACGCCCCTGATCCTGGACGACCAAGGCCGGACTGTGGATGCCACTGGGAAAGAAATTGAATTAACGCACCGCATGCCAACCCTGAAGGCCAACATCCGGGCAGTGAAGAGGGAGCAGTTTAAGCAGCAGCTAAAAGAGAAACCTTCAGAGGATCTAGAATCCAATACTTTCTTTGATTCCCGAGTTTCCATTGCTCCTGCACAGCGTCAGAAACGAACATTCAAATTCCATGATAAGGGCAAGTTTGAGAAGATTGCACAGAGGCTGCGAACAAAG GCTCAACTTGAAAAACTTCAGGCAGAGATTTCTCAAGCTGCCAAGAAGACTGGGATCCATACCTCCACCAAGCTTGCTCTCATCACCCCCAAGAAGGAGTTGTTGGAGGGAGATATCCCTGAGATAGAGTGGTGGGATTCCTATGTTATCCCCAATGGGCTCGAGCT AAAAGAAGAAGTGTTATCGAAAAGAGAAGAGTTCTTTGGCATCACAAACCTTGTGGAGCACCCAGCACAGCTAAACCCACCAG TCGATAGTGATGCACCAGTGACTCTGGGAGTTTATCTGACACAAAAAGAGCAAAAAAAGTTACGGCGCCAGACACGGAGAGAAGCTCAGAAGGAATTGCAGGAGAAAGTTAGACTTGGTCTTATGCCTCCTCCGGAGCCAAAAG TGCGAATATCTAACTTAATGCGAGTTTTGGGGACTGAAGCTGTTCAGGATCCCACAAAAGTGGAAGCTCATGTTAGAGCTCAAATGGCAAAAAGGCAAAA AGCTCATGAGGAGGCAAATGCAGCCCGAAAACTGACAGCAGAacagaggaaagagaaaaaaataaaaaaactaaaagAAGACGTTTCACAGGGCGTTCATGTGGCAGTGTACAG AGTTCGGAATTTGAGTAATccagcaaaaaaatttaaaattgaaGCCAATGCAGGACAACTGTATCTTACAGGAGTTGTGATCCTGCATAAAGATGTGAATGTGGTGGTTGTAGAAGGAG ATTATGCTGTTGAAGCCACCAAAATGGCACCAGCTGGAGTTGTGGGCTCAGGGGAGCACAAGAAGTCTTGTGGGATTTTCTGCTTCATGAGAGTTGGTCTCCTGTTCCTGAGAGGCACTGTGTAA
- the MRPS21 gene encoding 28S ribosomal protein S21, mitochondrial — MANHLKFIARTVMVQNGNVDSAYRALNRILTVDGILDDAKRRRYYEKPCIKRRRLEYENCRRIYSLEMARKVTFLMRKNRSDPWLGC; from the exons ATGGCGAATCACCTGAAATTCATCGCCAGGACGGTCATGGTGCAAAACGGAAACGTGGACTCGGCTTACAGAGCGCTGAacag AATCCTAACTGTGGATGGGATCCTTGATGATGCCAAACGGCGCCGTTACTATGAGAAACCATGCATCAAGCGGCGGAGGTTGGAGTATGAAAACTGTCGGCGGATTTACAGTTTAGAAATGGCGAGGAAGGTTACCTTCCTGATGCGGAAAAATCGATCTGATCCCTGGCTGGGATGCTAA